A genome region from Bombus pyrosoma isolate SC7728 linkage group LG14, ASM1482585v1, whole genome shotgun sequence includes the following:
- the LOC122574764 gene encoding T-complex protein 1 subunit delta, producing the protein MTAITASGDGRSAHGQAYKDKSKPTDIRSSNINAAKAVSDAIRTSLGPRGMDKMIQAGNGEVTITNDGATILKEMNVVHPAAKMLVELSKAQDIEAGDGTTSVVVMAGSLLEAAERLLQKGIHPTLISDAFQKAAVKAVEILTNMSIPVDLKDKQSLIRAAATSLNSKVVFQQSSLLAPLAVDAVLKVTEEGKEIAVDLNNIKVIKKLGGTVEDTELVEGLIFTQKSCNVNGPKRIEKAKIGLIQFCISPPKTDMDHNVIVSDYAAMDRVLKEERTYILNIVKQIKKAGCNVLLVQKSILRDAVSDLAIHFLDKIKVMVIKDIEREDISFVCKTLGCRPIASLDHFVADNLVNAELCEEVQTGSSKFVKITKIQNPGPTVTVLVRGSNKLVLEEAERSLHDALCVVRCLVKQKALIAGGGAPEIELALKLGAYAQTLSGVDAYCIKAFANAFETIPSTLAENAGLNPIATVTELRNRHAKGEHTTGINVRKGSITNILEENVIQPLLVSISAITLASETVRSILKIDDIVNTNQ; encoded by the exons ATTCAAGCTGGGAACGGAGAAGTTACAATTACAAATGATGGTGCAACAAtcttaaaagaaatgaatgtTGTACATCCTGCAGcaaaaatg TTAGTTGAATTATCAAAGGCACAAGATATTGAAGCTGGAGATGGTACTACAAGTGTTGTTGTTATGGCTGGTTCTCTTCTAGAAGCTGCAGAGCGTTTGTTGCAAAAGGGAATACATCCTACTTTAATCAGCGATGCTTTCCAAAAAGCTGCAGTTAAAGCTGTAGAAATATTGACAAATATGTCTATTCCTGTTGATTTAAAAGACAAACAATCACTGATTAGAGCTGCAGCAACCTCCTTAAACTCAAAG gTTGTCTTTCAACAATCAAGCCTTTTAGCACCACTTGCTGTAGATGCAGTATTAAAAGTTACcgaagaagggaaagaaattgCTGTAGATCTTAAT AACATAAAAGTAATCAAGAAGTTAGGAGGTACAGTTGAAGACACCGAACTTGTAGAAGGattaatatttacacaaaAATCTTGTAATGTTAATGGACCGAAACGTAttgaaaaagcaaaaatagGTTTAATTCAATTCTGCATTTCTCCACCTAAAACGGAC ATGGATCATAATGTAATCGTATCCGATTACGCTGCAATGGATCGTGTTTTGAAGGAGGAAAGAacttacatattaaatatcgtgAAGCAAATTAAAAAAGCTGGTTGCAATGTGCTCTTAGTACAGAAATCCATTCTTCGCGACGCTGTCAGTGATTTAGCTATACACTTTTTAGATAAAATCAAAGTTATGGTGATTAAAGACATTGAACGTGAggatatttcattcgtatgTAAAACGTTAGGTTGTAGACCAATTGCGTCATTAGATCACTTTGTCGCTGATAATCTTGTTAACGCAGAATTATGTGAAGAAGTACAGACTGGAAGCTCTAAGTTTGTTAAG ATCACTAAAATACAAAATCCTGGACCAACAGTGACAGTTCTTGTACGAGGTAGTAATAAACTGGTCTTAGAAGAAGCGGAACGTTCATTGCACGATGCATTATGTGTAGTACGCTGTTTAGTGAAACAAAAAGCTCTAATTGCTGGAGGAGGAGCACCTGAGATAGAGCTTGCATTAAAATTAGGAGCATATGCTCAAACTTTATCGGGCGTTGATGCTTATTGTATTAAAGCTTTTGCAAATGCATTCGAG ACAATTCCATCGACCCTAGCGGAAAATGCCGGATTGAATCCTATTGCAACTGTAACGGAGCTTCGAAACCGACACGCTAAGGGTGAACATACTACTGGTATTAATGTGCGAAAAGGTTCAATTACTAATATCTTGGAAGAAAATGTGATTCAACCACTTTTAGTTTCTATAAGCGCCATTACACTAGCTTCGGAAACTGTCCGCAGCATATTAAAGATTGATGATATCGTGAATACAAACCAGTAA